The Paracoccus sp. MC1862 genome includes a window with the following:
- a CDS encoding ImcF-related family protein — MAGRGEAVGAPIERLARPVLAYADRLPVVAEDRGALVAQARVLLERFETDALRHGLPPQAVAAARGALALLLEDAGAANLALSGWQGAARSLGAIDSVALAEILRRGGPGLDPVRALIDDCLARIEARRQVLDRDLPAGWWGMVAVLVGAWIMVAVGWAFWVESTQGRALERIFQAELIAAGLDRDAVFPDLAARLDRVDLAARQVAAGMSEVRLRPWAGLTGRDAGRRAAATLAELRARHLPRVLGIAIGMALASEGEPAAAYDTVRAWSVLSGAMDWHPSWLAGWAEDRAAAQPVLTGLAPHVLALLTRPETKIPGPDAELLAQARDLAAEAPEPVRAYLELSRSPQAAALPAWSPLDAVPALGTIAERRSGRAIGTPLPGLYTAAGWDMAASRGAGLAVEAARRAAERLFSDPLLVANDSPDQVMALLQAATLDRWEAWLADLRLRSFDDRRRAVLVSGALAQPDSPLKALIAEVWRQAGGTDRTRPHPLQLAIAVRFGPEIQYVETGRIARIAARFAELNVALGAMDSDAADAQRRLLTAQGRVRSIEALRDAPPLIGRLVEDTFAESTAAEVSDLTNPVTRAWQTQVLPLCASALAGRFPFSEGPDADPAAVAALLGPGGGIDRFLGAHADLLDREAASWRWKPEARLAGLDPDSAVFLQHALAVGAALAPGARITAAALAERGRATLVLGGQGGPLGAAGENLLLDWPGPRAAEGISVDFSTPEGAARLEQPGPWGLLRLLSPLRLRERDGGLRFLIDLRIGGARLFLEMTFDRPANPLSTRQLARGLACPQVL; from the coding sequence ATGGCAGGCCGAGGGGAAGCTGTAGGCGCTCCAATCGAGCGGCTGGCCCGGCCGGTCTTGGCCTATGCCGACCGCTTGCCGGTGGTGGCCGAGGACAGGGGCGCGCTGGTCGCCCAAGCCCGCGTACTGCTGGAACGGTTCGAGACCGACGCGCTGCGCCATGGCCTGCCGCCGCAGGCGGTGGCCGCGGCACGCGGCGCGCTGGCGCTGCTGCTGGAGGATGCCGGCGCGGCCAACCTCGCGCTGTCCGGCTGGCAGGGAGCCGCCCGGAGCCTTGGGGCAATCGACAGTGTCGCCCTGGCCGAGATCCTGCGGCGCGGCGGGCCGGGGTTGGACCCCGTGCGTGCGCTGATCGACGACTGCCTGGCACGGATCGAGGCCCGCCGGCAGGTGCTTGACCGCGACCTGCCGGCGGGCTGGTGGGGGATGGTGGCCGTTCTGGTCGGAGCATGGATCATGGTGGCCGTCGGATGGGCGTTCTGGGTCGAGAGCACGCAGGGACGGGCGCTGGAGCGGATCTTTCAGGCCGAACTGATCGCGGCGGGTCTCGATCGCGATGCGGTCTTTCCCGATCTCGCCGCCCGTCTGGATCGTGTGGACCTTGCGGCTCGGCAGGTTGCGGCCGGTATGTCCGAGGTTCGGCTGAGGCCTTGGGCGGGTCTGACGGGTCGGGATGCCGGCCGCCGCGCCGCCGCGACGCTGGCCGAGTTGCGCGCCCGTCATCTTCCAAGGGTGCTTGGGATAGCCATCGGGATGGCACTGGCCAGCGAGGGCGAGCCGGCGGCCGCTTATGACACGGTGCGTGCCTGGTCCGTGCTCTCCGGGGCGATGGACTGGCACCCTTCGTGGCTGGCCGGCTGGGCCGAGGATCGCGCGGCGGCCCAGCCGGTGCTTACGGGCCTTGCCCCGCATGTTCTGGCCCTGCTTACCCGCCCGGAAACCAAAATCCCGGGACCGGACGCCGAGTTGCTGGCCCAGGCGCGCGATCTTGCGGCCGAGGCGCCCGAGCCGGTTCGCGCCTATCTGGAACTGAGCCGGTCGCCGCAAGCGGCTGCCCTGCCGGCGTGGTCCCCGCTCGACGCAGTGCCGGCGCTGGGCACAATCGCCGAGCGGCGATCGGGGCGGGCCATTGGAACACCTCTGCCGGGGCTTTATACCGCTGCCGGCTGGGACATGGCGGCCTCTCGCGGCGCAGGCCTTGCGGTCGAGGCGGCACGCAGGGCCGCGGAACGGCTGTTCTCCGATCCTCTCCTGGTTGCCAATGACAGTCCCGATCAGGTTATGGCCCTGCTACAGGCGGCCACCCTGGACCGATGGGAGGCCTGGCTTGCCGACCTGCGGCTGCGCTCGTTCGACGATCGTCGGCGGGCGGTGCTGGTGTCGGGGGCGCTGGCGCAGCCTGACTCTCCGCTGAAGGCGCTGATTGCCGAGGTGTGGCGGCAGGCGGGCGGCACGGACCGCACGCGTCCCCATCCCCTGCAACTGGCCATCGCCGTGCGGTTCGGCCCCGAGATCCAGTATGTCGAGACTGGCCGGATTGCCCGGATCGCGGCGCGGTTCGCCGAACTGAACGTGGCGCTGGGCGCGATGGACAGCGATGCCGCGGACGCGCAGCGGCGCCTGCTGACGGCGCAGGGCCGGGTGCGGTCGATCGAGGCGCTGCGCGACGCCCCGCCCCTGATCGGACGGCTGGTCGAGGACACCTTTGCCGAGAGCACCGCGGCCGAGGTCAGCGATCTGACCAATCCCGTGACCCGCGCATGGCAGACCCAGGTGCTGCCGCTTTGCGCGTCGGCACTGGCGGGCCGATTTCCCTTTTCCGAAGGTCCGGATGCCGATCCCGCGGCCGTGGCGGCACTGCTTGGTCCAGGCGGCGGCATCGACCGTTTCCTGGGTGCCCATGCCGACCTGCTGGATCGCGAGGCCGCAAGCTGGCGCTGGAAGCCCGAGGCCCGCTTGGCCGGTCTGGACCCTGACAGCGCCGTCTTCCTTCAGCATGCGCTGGCCGTGGGGGCGGCGCTTGCGCCAGGCGCGCGGATCACCGCCGCGGCGCTGGCCGAACGCGGCCGCGCCACGCTGGTCCTGGGCGGACAGGGCGGACCGCTAGGGGCAGCGGGCGAGAACCTGCTTCTTGACTGGCCAGGACCACGAGCGGCCGAGGGCATCAGCGTCGATTTCTCGACGCCCGAGGGAGCGGCGCGTCTGGAGCAACCCGGTCCCTGGGGGCTGCTGCGCCTGCTGAGCCCCTTGCGGTTGCGCGAACGCGACGGGGGCCTGCGCTTCCTGATCGACCTGCGCATCGGGGGCGCCCGGCTGTTTCTGGAAATGACCTTCGACCGTCCGGCCAACCCCCTGTCCACCCGACAGCTGGCCCGGGGCCTTGCCTGTCCGCAGGTGCTGTAA
- a CDS encoding M15 family metallopeptidase has translation MAAPIIVAIGVVIGAIAFAVTTWLLDSADQSIELRLSRQEVELAALREELAAARTERLGLRADLAQLRDDLSLVANRAPVVPAVQPGPSVDPVPSDLGDENFEQPPTEALTEQMKLAKARFNKGITQPRNSTMLAILGQPRNSYGTSCQPVTNPRLKALLQTRQVGPITVTMLTPALDSLERVLARLKESDPDIHAKLGTAGALCARLIRGSNRSISNHSWGTAIDITLEGQLDPFADGGTQFGLLILAEYFNEEGWFWGAAYNSREDSMHFEVGEEMLRKWQAEGKL, from the coding sequence TTGGCCGCGCCGATCATCGTCGCAATCGGCGTTGTCATCGGCGCCATCGCCTTTGCGGTCACGACATGGCTGCTGGACAGCGCCGACCAGAGCATCGAACTGCGCCTGTCGCGGCAAGAGGTCGAACTGGCAGCCCTGCGCGAGGAGCTTGCGGCAGCCCGGACCGAAAGGCTGGGCCTGCGCGCCGATCTGGCGCAGTTGCGCGACGATCTCAGCCTCGTGGCAAACCGCGCTCCGGTGGTGCCCGCGGTTCAGCCTGGGCCCTCTGTCGATCCCGTGCCATCCGATCTGGGCGACGAGAACTTCGAGCAACCCCCGACCGAGGCCCTGACTGAACAGATGAAGCTGGCCAAGGCCCGTTTCAACAAGGGCATCACCCAGCCGCGCAATTCTACCATGCTGGCAATTCTGGGGCAGCCGCGTAACAGCTATGGCACGTCCTGCCAGCCGGTGACCAATCCGCGCCTCAAGGCGCTGCTGCAGACGCGGCAGGTGGGGCCGATCACCGTCACCATGCTGACCCCGGCGCTCGACAGCCTGGAGCGGGTGCTTGCCCGGCTGAAGGAAAGCGATCCCGACATCCATGCCAAGCTGGGCACGGCCGGCGCGCTCTGTGCCCGGTTGATCCGGGGCTCGAACCGTTCGATTTCGAACCACTCCTGGGGGACGGCCATCGACATCACCCTGGAAGGACAGCTCGATCCCTTTGCAGATGGGGGCACGCAATTCGGCCTGTTGATCCTGGCCGAGTACTTCAACGAGGAGGGCTGGTTCTGGGGTGCGGCCTACAACAGCCGCGAGGATTCCATGCATTTCGAGGTCGGCGAGGAGATGCTGCGGAAATGGCAGGCCGAGGGGAAGCTGTAG
- a CDS encoding PP2C family serine/threonine-protein phosphatase, giving the protein MSGRAARGELRARGAGLTHRGQVRDRNEDAILVDLSGRVWAVADGMGGHALGAYASERVIAALETIRDDEEAAPALAARLAQADADIMARGRDEGRTIGATAVAAVIREGRATLAWAGDARAYLLRDGRLVRLTRDHSVVQELVDGGSLTPEGARTHPQANVVTRAVGTGGEPEFKALALAGGDRLMLCSDGLTHVLPDAALTEALNATLPDAAPEKGTPADAACARLLRQTLAEGAPDNVSVIVIDISAQ; this is encoded by the coding sequence GTGAGCGGCCGCGCGGCCCGCGGTGAACTACGGGCCAGGGGGGCGGGGCTGACCCATCGTGGCCAAGTCCGCGACCGGAACGAGGATGCGATCCTGGTAGACCTCTCAGGCCGGGTCTGGGCGGTTGCCGACGGCATGGGCGGGCATGCCCTGGGGGCCTATGCGTCCGAACGGGTGATCGCGGCGCTGGAAACCATCCGCGACGACGAGGAAGCGGCCCCGGCCCTGGCTGCGCGACTTGCGCAGGCCGATGCCGACATCATGGCGCGCGGCCGGGACGAGGGACGGACGATCGGGGCAACGGCGGTGGCCGCCGTCATCCGGGAGGGGCGGGCGACCCTTGCATGGGCCGGGGACGCCCGCGCCTATCTGCTGCGGGACGGTCGCTTGGTCCGGCTGACGCGCGACCATTCCGTCGTGCAGGAGCTGGTCGATGGGGGCAGCCTGACGCCCGAGGGAGCACGGACCCATCCGCAGGCCAATGTCGTCACGCGAGCCGTGGGAACGGGGGGCGAGCCCGAATTCAAGGCGCTTGCGCTGGCCGGGGGGGACCGGCTGATGCTCTGCTCGGATGGCTTGACGCATGTGCTGCCCGACGCCGCGCTGACCGAGGCGCTGAATGCAACCCTTCCCGATGCCGCGCCGGAAAAAGGAACGCCCGCCGATGCCGCCTGCGCCCGGCTGTTGCGCCAGACGCTCGCCGAAGGGGCGCCCGACAATGTTTCAGTCATCGTCATCGACATCTCGGCACAATGA
- a CDS encoding OmpA family protein, with the protein MSLPAQVLSVVLCFLAVPVSAQELTDAQILQRFEAQRDMYRTTLSGQKTRGLDMIVVPPDPAAPAAAAEAETIRSEATLAGTTQDTGGTVVFAQFAPELQVNVAIRFAFDSASIAPDQRPALERMCSIMRQSDVGLFRIVGHTDAKGSDSYNENLSRLRAEEVRRWLIRDCGIAETRLQALGMGRRFLANPVDPAAAENRRVEFQALS; encoded by the coding sequence ATGTCGTTGCCTGCTCAGGTGCTGTCTGTCGTTCTGTGCTTCCTCGCCGTGCCGGTTTCCGCACAGGAGTTGACCGACGCGCAGATCCTGCAGCGCTTCGAGGCGCAGCGGGACATGTACCGGACTACCCTGAGCGGTCAAAAGACCCGGGGTCTGGACATGATCGTCGTGCCGCCCGATCCCGCCGCCCCTGCGGCGGCCGCCGAAGCAGAGACGATCCGGTCCGAGGCGACCTTGGCTGGGACAACGCAAGATACGGGCGGCACGGTCGTCTTCGCCCAGTTCGCGCCCGAGTTGCAGGTGAATGTCGCCATCCGCTTTGCCTTCGACTCGGCGAGCATCGCCCCGGATCAGCGTCCGGCACTGGAAAGAATGTGTTCGATCATGCGGCAATCCGATGTGGGCCTGTTCCGCATCGTTGGTCACACGGACGCGAAGGGCAGCGACAGCTATAACGAGAACCTGTCACGGTTGCGGGCCGAAGAGGTTCGTCGCTGGCTGATCCGCGATTGCGGCATCGCTGAGACGCGCCTGCAGGCGCTTGGAATGGGCAGGCGGTTCCTGGCGAATCCCGTCGATCCGGCTGCGGCCGAGAACCGCCGCGTCGAGTTCCAAGCCCTGAGTTGA
- a CDS encoding ShlB/FhaC/HecB family hemolysin secretion/activation protein, whose translation MAFSTHSIPLSRSTLMMGLLGAGLLAGTALAQTAAQVTQDSYQPPMQRMTGSLVFSGTPGLAPPPGSESLTIRLADVRVEGALPGSEAEVGALRERLTGKRIVVADIFAAASDLEAAYARMGYVLSRVVIPEQTLEDGGSLRLTVVNGFVERVDTSTVPEPLRARLDALTTPLVDRPSLRLPDIERRLLLAGDMFGVSLGSALSTGARPGGTVVILNPQFRSVTGFVGLDNSFSKDLGRVNFSTGLEFNNHLGRGEVFYVRASGNPRLGSDSYFGDGPKLRTLAAGAIFPVGTNGLTFGVEGANSRTGPDTGAVATDSDFNRLSFRLFYPVIRSVKRNISVTAALDIQQDRQDLETIAGDIPLYEDRTRVLRLTGEGNWQLSDSSVLRTGAILSVGLDALGARSASDATPDRPLSTGGADADFQKLELSFSYARDFRQDWSLSLAGQAQTSFGTPLLSSEQFGIASTEGLSAFDLGDLTGDSGWFVRSEVARNFPVQRAGSPLIVSPYLFAAVGMVDLESPTLDEASSINATSFGIGVDVQLLRDPNYSSASVRFEYGIGNRDDDDDDPERFTIVSSYRF comes from the coding sequence GTGGCCTTCTCGACGCACAGCATCCCCCTTTCTCGGTCGACCCTGATGATGGGGTTGCTTGGCGCGGGTCTGCTGGCGGGCACGGCACTGGCACAGACAGCCGCGCAGGTTACCCAAGACAGCTATCAGCCGCCCATGCAGCGTATGACCGGATCGCTGGTCTTCAGCGGTACGCCCGGCCTCGCGCCGCCGCCCGGGTCCGAGTCGCTCACGATCCGGCTTGCCGATGTCAGGGTCGAAGGCGCCCTGCCCGGCAGCGAGGCCGAAGTCGGGGCCCTGCGCGAGCGGCTGACGGGCAAACGGATCGTGGTGGCCGACATCTTCGCCGCCGCCTCGGATCTCGAGGCGGCTTATGCGCGCATGGGCTATGTCCTGTCGCGCGTCGTGATCCCCGAGCAGACCCTGGAGGACGGCGGCTCGCTGCGCCTGACGGTCGTGAACGGCTTTGTCGAACGGGTGGATACCAGTACGGTGCCCGAGCCGCTGCGGGCCCGGCTTGATGCCTTGACCACGCCGTTGGTCGACCGACCATCGCTGCGCCTGCCCGACATCGAGCGGCGGCTTCTGCTGGCTGGGGACATGTTTGGCGTGTCCCTGGGATCGGCGCTGTCGACGGGCGCCCGCCCCGGCGGTACCGTCGTCATCCTGAACCCTCAGTTCCGCTCGGTCACCGGTTTCGTCGGGCTGGACAACAGCTTCTCGAAGGACTTGGGCCGAGTGAACTTCAGCACGGGCCTCGAATTCAACAATCATCTCGGCCGGGGCGAGGTGTTCTACGTGCGCGCTTCTGGCAACCCCAGGCTGGGATCGGACAGCTACTTTGGCGACGGGCCGAAGCTGCGCACCCTTGCCGCCGGCGCGATCTTCCCGGTGGGGACCAACGGGCTGACCTTCGGCGTCGAGGGGGCCAATTCCCGAACCGGTCCGGACACCGGCGCCGTGGCCACGGATTCCGACTTCAACCGCCTGTCGTTCAGGCTGTTCTATCCGGTGATACGGTCGGTCAAGCGCAACATCTCGGTCACGGCGGCATTGGACATTCAGCAAGACCGGCAGGATCTGGAAACCATTGCAGGCGACATTCCCCTTTACGAGGATCGCACGCGGGTCCTGCGCCTGACGGGCGAGGGCAACTGGCAGTTGTCGGACAGCAGCGTGCTTCGGACGGGGGCAATTCTGTCAGTCGGACTTGACGCGTTGGGCGCGCGTTCCGCAAGCGATGCGACCCCTGACAGGCCGCTTTCGACCGGGGGAGCCGACGCGGACTTCCAGAAGCTGGAACTGTCCTTCAGCTACGCTCGCGATTTCCGCCAAGACTGGAGCCTGTCGCTGGCGGGACAGGCGCAAACGTCATTCGGCACGCCCCTGCTGTCCAGCGAACAATTCGGCATAGCCTCGACCGAAGGGCTGTCCGCCTTCGACCTGGGCGACCTGACGGGAGATTCCGGCTGGTTCGTCCGCAGCGAAGTCGCCCGCAACTTTCCCGTCCAGCGCGCAGGCAGCCCGCTGATCGTCAGTCCCTACCTGTTTGCCGCCGTGGGGATGGTCGATCTGGAAAGCCCGACCCTGGACGAGGCGTCCAGCATCAATGCCACTTCCTTCGGAATCGGTGTCGATGTCCAGCTTCTCCGCGATCCCAACTACTCGTCCGCCTCCGTCAGGTTCGAATATGGCATAGGGAACAGGGACGATGATGACGATGACCCAGAACGGTTCACGATCGTCAGCTCCTACCGCTTCTAG